Part of the Chrysiogenes arsenatis DSM 11915 genome, TTGCGGCAACAGATTTATCAGTGCGCCGTTCCGCGCCATATAACGGTTCATTTTGTCCGTCCGGAAGAGTGTGGCGGTTTACTTGATGAAGGCGAAGCGACCCTTTTTCTCTTTAAAAGTATCGATCAAATGGCCGCCGCAATTGCGGCGCACGAAGTGGAAACTATTAACGTGGGCTGTGTCCAAAAAACGGCCAGTCGCACACATAGTTTTGATGCCATATCGATTTCTGATGCGGAACTCGCCCAGCTCACAAACATGAAAAATGCTGGTATGGTAATCACTTTTCAACAAGTCCCAGGAGGGAAAAAATTCACACTTTGATGGAACCCATTCTCCTTACTCTCCTTTTTGCCTGTATCGAGATAGATCGCTACAGCTTTGGTCAGTTTGGCTTTTCGCAGCCATTGATCGGCTGTACGCTGGCAGGTGCTTTGGTGGGAAACTGGGAAATGGGGTTGATGTGTGGCGCGGCAATACAGTTGTTGTGGGTAAGTTTTATCCCAGCAGGAGCCAGTATGTACACGAACGAGTCGGTGGCGGCATCGGCATTTGCCGCATTTGCCGCCTCGCAAATTTCCATCGACGCGACCGGCTTAATGGTCGCGTTTCTCCTGATTTTCCCCCTCACCTTCATGGCGCTATTACTCGATACCCTTGGTCGGAATGCCAATGGCTTTTTTGCTGGCGCGGCGAAATATCACATCACTCAAGGGAACCACGGCATTGCCAGTCGCTTTCACCTTGCTGGTATTGCTATTAACAGCCTCAACGGAATGATCATCGGCTGGGTTGGATTTATGGGTCTTTCGTTTGTGTTCCCCTATATCAACCGCTTAGTGCACCACTTCCAATTTGCTACAGGTCTTGCACTGCAGTGGTATTTATTGCCCGTCATCGGTATTCTCTTTTTGGCACACGATAACTTTCAAAATCGGCGCTCTTTCTACTACTCACTCGCCGGAATAGCCTGTGGCGGTGCAATTATCTGGGGAGGCTGGTTATGAATATTTTTGCATTCGGACGCGTGCTGTGGCGGCTCTTTTTTATTCAATCGTCGTGGAATTTCAATAATATGCAAGGGATTGGCTTTTATCATGCCTCGTGGCCACTGCTGCGCACACTTCGTTTACCTGAAACCACGATCAGAAATTTTGCACGGTACTTTAACACGAACCCGTACCTTGCGGGCATTAGCGTGGGGGTCGCGCTGCATTATGAATACAAGCACGGATCGCATTTAGCGACTGACTATAAGAGCGCATTGTCGAGTTTTCTGGGTGCCGTCGGGGATGGATTTTTTTGGGCGACGTTTCGCCCCGCAATTTTCGCGGTTGGTGTTGTGCTCGCCATGTACGAACCAACGCGGCCATTCGCCTTTTGGATACCGTTAGTGGTGTATGCCTCAGTTACCATTCTTACGCGCATTGTTGGTTTTTTTATGGGATACCATTACGGCATGGAGGTTATTCACCGTTTACGTCCTGACATCCTGCACACCGTGATTGATGGCTTAAAACACTCGCATTACTTTCTGGCTGGTTTACTCACGACGATAGTGCTGCATCGTATTACAGAACAGTTCGAGATGGCTTATGTTGCTCTAGCAGGGGGAATTCTGATCCTAACACTCGCACTATTTCACTTTATGCGGGTAAACCTCTTTGTTATAGTAGCGGCGCTGCTCGTTTTGATACTCGAATTTTTAGGGATTATGCAATGGCCACACACCTGAACACATGTAAGAAGGTAATTAAAATTCAAAATCGCCTTGGTCTCCATGCACGAGCAGCCGCCAAATTGGTAAAAGTGGCCACCGCATGGGATGCCAAACTCACCCTGAGCCACATGGGTCGCAATGTGAACGCCAAGAGTATTCTTGGACTGCTCATGCTGGCCGCTCCGATGGGGAGTGAAGTGGAAATTGTG contains:
- a CDS encoding PTS sugar transporter subunit IIB — translated: MKKSSFIRVDERLIHGQVVHGWLRYLKVKAIVVVDREVALDKLRQQIYQCAVPRHITVHFVRPEECGGLLDEGEATLFLFKSIDQMAAAIAAHEVETINVGCVQKTASRTHSFDAISISDAELAQLTNMKNAGMVITFQQVPGGKKFTL
- a CDS encoding PTS sugar transporter subunit IIC, which codes for MEPILLTLLFACIEIDRYSFGQFGFSQPLIGCTLAGALVGNWEMGLMCGAAIQLLWVSFIPAGASMYTNESVAASAFAAFAASQISIDATGLMVAFLLIFPLTFMALLLDTLGRNANGFFAGAAKYHITQGNHGIASRFHLAGIAINSLNGMIIGWVGFMGLSFVFPYINRLVHHFQFATGLALQWYLLPVIGILFLAHDNFQNRRSFYYSLAGIACGGAIIWGGWL
- a CDS encoding PTS system mannose/fructose/sorbose family transporter subunit IID, whose amino-acid sequence is MNIFAFGRVLWRLFFIQSSWNFNNMQGIGFYHASWPLLRTLRLPETTIRNFARYFNTNPYLAGISVGVALHYEYKHGSHLATDYKSALSSFLGAVGDGFFWATFRPAIFAVGVVLAMYEPTRPFAFWIPLVVYASVTILTRIVGFFMGYHYGMEVIHRLRPDILHTVIDGLKHSHYFLAGLLTTIVLHRITEQFEMAYVALAGGILILTLALFHFMRVNLFVIVAALLVLILEFLGIMQWPHT
- a CDS encoding HPr family phosphocarrier protein — translated: MATHLNTCKKVIKIQNRLGLHARAAAKLVKVATAWDAKLTLSHMGRNVNAKSILGLLMLAAPMGSEVEIVAEGVDAQEALEAVETLFNQRFDEE